The following are from one region of the Ochotona princeps isolate mOchPri1 chromosome 4, mOchPri1.hap1, whole genome shotgun sequence genome:
- the PRR33 gene encoding proline-rich protein 33 produces the protein MSIRAASISPAQGPAGPPPPLLPKPGKDNARLQRLLRKAARKTAAAPPGTFRASLSPVSEASHDLESTALPRTEAAHTPHTPVMYHVASPSHRPPFAFRPGQHWAPAAPTSEPTSTPRGSVSISVLATEDTHVTQLHLRLAPPLSSGTPLPPRGATGRDRDAGPLIPVAHIRPLPAEAQESSPQPQEPPVTKTLPNFQTLGPKEASTRVVVPIAPTCHSPGPLPYCPAAVVPESEHTQDAPRTGSAAGASPALGPQPCPVPGVVPKPRLSGWTRLKKQLTEEASLPGPMQQEAPQLASPRPPASRASRMWDAVLYRMSVESRSNLAGVPGAGEQLPSGRPQLPLLYGPRFNARKLREAARPPPQRLATMELNLQPKNFNRTASGWKLP, from the coding sequence ATGTCCATCCGGGCTGCATCCATATCCCCAGCCCAGGGGCCAGCCGGACCCCCGCCCCCACTGCTGCCCAAGCCAGGGAAGGACAACGCCCGTCTGCAGAGGCTGCTGCGCAAGGCAGCTCGCAAGACGGCCGCGGCCCCGCCTGGGACCTTCCGtgcctccctgtcccctgtcagtGAGGCCAGCCATGACCTGGAGTCCACAGCCCTGCCCCGCACTGAGGCCGCCCATACCCCGCACACGCCTGTCATGTACCATGTGGCCTCGCCCTCACACAGGCCTCCATTTGCCTTCCGccctggccagcactgggctCCAGCTGCCCCCACCTCAGAACCTACCAGCACCCCCAGGGGCTCTGTGTCCATCTCAGTCCTGGCCACGGAGGACACCCATGTCACCCAGCTGCACCTTCGGTTGGCACCGCCCCTGTCCTCTGGGACCCCCTTGCCTCCCAggggggccacaggcagggaccgaGATGCAGGGCccctaatcccagtggcccataTTCGCCCACTGCCTGCAGAGGCCCAGGAGTCCAGTCCCCAACCCCAGGAGCCACCTGTGACCAAGACACTGCCCAATTTCCAGACCCTGGGTCCCAAAGAGGCCAGCACCAGGGTGGTGGTGCCCATAGCCCCCACCTGCCACTCCCCAGGACCCTTGCCTTACTGCCCGGCTGCTGTAGTCCCTGAAAGCGAGCACACACAGGATGCCCCCAGGACTGGCTCTGCTGCAGGGGCCTCGCCTGCTTTGGGCCCGCAACCATGCCCTGTCCCCGGGGTTGTGCCCAAGCCCCGGCTCAGCGGCTGGACGCGTCTCAAAAAGCAGCTGACGGAAGAGGCCTCACTCCCGGGGCCCATGCAGCAGGAGGCACCCCAGCTGGCCAGCCCTCGGCCCCCCGCCTCCCGGGCCTCCCGCATGTGGGATGCAGTGTTGTACCGCATGTCTGTGGAGTCCCGCAGCAACCTTGCGGgggtgcctggggctggggagcagcTCCCGTCTGGCCGTCCCCAACTGCCCCTCCTCTATGGGCCTCGCTTCAATGCCCGGAAGCTGCGGGAGGCAGCCCGGCCCCCTCCCCAACGCCTTGCCACCATGGAGCTGAACCTGCAACCTAAGAATTTCAACCGGACGGCCAGTGGTTGGAAGCTCCCGTGA
- the TNNT3 gene encoding troponin T, fast skeletal muscle isoform X1 — protein sequence MELQALIDSHFEARKKEEEELVALKERIEKRRAERAEQQRIRAEKERERQNRLAEEKARREEEDAKRRAEDDLKKKKALSSMGANYSSYLAKADQKRGKKQTAREMKKKILAERRKPLNIDHLNDDKLRDKAKELWDTLYQLETDKFEFGEKLKRQKYDITNLRSRIDQAQKHSKKAGATAKGKVGGRWK from the exons ATGGAGCTGCAGGCGCTCATCGACAGCCACTTTGAGGCGcgcaagaaggaggaggaggagttggtGGCCCTCAAGGAGAGAATC GAGAAGCGCCGGGCCGAGAGAGCAGAACAGCAGAGGATccgggcagagaaagagagagaacgccAGAACAGGCTGGCG GAGGAGAAGGCCCGCCGGGAGGAAGAGGACGCCAAGCGCAGGGCTGAAGACGACCTGAAGAAGAAGAAGGCTCTGTCCTCCATGGGCGCCAACTACAGCAGCTACCTGGCCAAG GCCGACCAGAAGAGAGGCAAGAAGCAGACAGCCCGGGAGATGAAGAAGAAGATCCTGGCGGAAAGACGCAAGCCGCTCAACATCGACCATCTGAATGACGACAAGTTGAG GGACAAGGCCAAGGAGCTCTGGGACACTCTCTACCAGCTGGAGACGGACAAGTTTGAGTTCGGGGAGAAACTGAAACGCCAGAAATACGAC ATCACCAACCTCAGGAGCCGCATCGACCAGGCCCAGAAGCA CAGCAAGAAGGCTGGTGCCACTGCCAAGGGCAAGGTCGGAGGACGCTGGAAGTGA
- the TNNT3 gene encoding troponin T, fast skeletal muscle isoform X2, with translation MELQALIDSHFEARKKEEEELVALKERIEKRRAERAEQQRIRAEKERERQNRLAEEKARREEEDAKRRAEDDLKKKKALSSMGANYSSYLAKADQKRGKKQTAREMKKKILAERRKPLNIDHLNDDKLRDKAKELWDTLYQLETDKFEFGEKLKRQKYDIMNVRARVEMLAKFSKKAGATAKGKVGGRWK, from the exons ATGGAGCTGCAGGCGCTCATCGACAGCCACTTTGAGGCGcgcaagaaggaggaggaggagttggtGGCCCTCAAGGAGAGAATC GAGAAGCGCCGGGCCGAGAGAGCAGAACAGCAGAGGATccgggcagagaaagagagagaacgccAGAACAGGCTGGCG GAGGAGAAGGCCCGCCGGGAGGAAGAGGACGCCAAGCGCAGGGCTGAAGACGACCTGAAGAAGAAGAAGGCTCTGTCCTCCATGGGCGCCAACTACAGCAGCTACCTGGCCAAG GCCGACCAGAAGAGAGGCAAGAAGCAGACAGCCCGGGAGATGAAGAAGAAGATCCTGGCGGAAAGACGCAAGCCGCTCAACATCGACCATCTGAATGACGACAAGTTGAG GGACAAGGCCAAGGAGCTCTGGGACACTCTCTACCAGCTGGAGACGGACAAGTTTGAGTTCGGGGAGAAACTGAAACGCCAGAAATACGAC ATCATGAATGTCCGGGCCAGAGTGGAGATGCTGGCCAAGTT CAGCAAGAAGGCTGGTGCCACTGCCAAGGGCAAGGTCGGAGGACGCTGGAAGTGA